TCAGCGTAGTTTGGTTTATGGGTGCTGTACAAAACCCCTCTAAGGTAACAGAAAACGAACCTCTTGATAGAGCAGATCATAAGAAGCTTGCAACAACTTTTGGTGTTAATGTAGCAAGTGCCGACACTCCTCCTCCTTCCAGGTCTCTCGTTATTGAGTATTACGACGGAGTAGTATTTAAAAAAATTGATATTGTTGAACCCAGATATTATCAACCAAGTGTTGATGCAATATCAATTCCAGAAGAAGCCATCTTAGATAATGGAGAAGTGACTATTAGAGTAAGCGCAACCAAAAAACACAATGTTACATCTGCTCTACTTATGTCTCCTAAAGAATTTTTACCATATAAGATAGAAAAACTAAGCGTTAGCAAAGCCTTCCACAACAGAGAGAAATCAGATTACGCTCATGTTTTGAATACAGACGGTTCAAAGCAATACTTACACACAATTCCAGCTGATGTGGTGGATATAGAATTTGAAACCCCCAACCTTAAAGAAGATCCGTCTATTCAAAAAGAGGCATATCTTGTTAAAGCAAAAGGGTTCTACGCCGCCGCATCTGAAGAAACTCAGCGTACTGCAGGGGATTGGGTTAACAAACTTGACCCAGAATCACACGAGTGGCTCAAAGAAACATATTCGTTGAAAGATTATAGCAAAGATGATAGAGAACCTGTTTTGTCATAGTCTTTCTATTGGGTAATATACGACACAATACACAAATACTATGGAACCAAACTCATCTGGGAATACAGAGAAACAAAACAATTTAGGAGAAGCAGGACAAGACTCGCACTCAAGTAAGAGAAGTCTGGTAGCTATCTCAATTTTAGCAATTATTTTTGCTGGGGTAGCTGTCTTTTGGTTCTTCTCTCAAGAGGAGAAGATAGAATCCTTTGTTGATTTAAAAGGTAAGGTATACCTCACACTTGCTCTGGCAAACGACAATGCCGCTGATTTATATGTACTTGATATTGAAAGTCGTAACATAAGCAAATTTCTCGATGATGGTTTTGTTAAATATACAAGCGAAATATCACCAAATGGAGATAAGATTGCTTATACAGCAGCTCCTATAGACAGGGAGTCAAAGTTCGCCTTTCCTCATACCGAATTTTTACAGGTTTATGTTAAGAATTTTGGTAATGGAATTGTCGGCAAACTAACAGATAGTCGCACTAACGCCAAAAGACTTCCAACATGGTCACCAGATGGTACACAAATAGCATTTACTGCGCAGTACCCAGATGCTTCTGAAGATGATTTTTCTATACCAAACGAGTGGGGAGTAGGGGTAGTTGATTTAAGTGGAAATATAGAGCGAATAGATTCAGGAACATCACCATTTTGGTCTCCTGATGGAAATAAACTACTCTTCTTAAAAAATGATGGCTTGTATACTTATAATTTCAATGACAAGGAAAGCATAAAAGTTTGGAGTGTAGTAGGTGGAGAAGCATCAACAAATATGAAATTTGATGTTTCAAAGGATGGGTTGCTACTTGCGTTAAGTGTTGCTAATAATAGAGGACTGGAACTTTATGAAATTATATCATGGGAGCCGTTTCAATTGACATTAAAACAGAAGATTGATATTGGAAACAATATGGCGTTTTGGCCGGTTTTTTCTCCTGACAATCGGTATCTTATTTTTCAGGAAGTGTCAGTAAGTGAAGAAAATGGAAAATTGATAAACCCAGTTCTTATTATTTATGATATTAAAACGTCTGAGCGTATGAAATTCGTAAGTATTGATGAGTATAATTTTGATATGGCTTTTATTACTGACTGGCGCTAAGGGGATGGAGAAGTATAAAATAGCTTTAAACTAGAATTTAAATAAATTTAGGGCTGCAACTTTTATGTTGCAGCCTTTTTTTAAGATTGTGAAGACTATTCAGTTCAACGATGTGATAGAATTTCCATCAGTTCTTTATTCGTTTGAACGAACCGTATGTTCTTCCTCCGTAAGTACCCTCGAGCTCATTGTCGACAAGGCGATAAGTAACAAGGATCCCGTTGCGGAGTTTAAAAGAAAGTTCATCTTCTTTTATTTTCCCCGAGAAACGACCATATGAACCTCTACGCAAATTCCACGGGGGATATACACCGGTGCTGTAAATCACCTTCGCTCTACCGTTGGCTTTCACCCGCGTTACAACGAGCGTGTGACAAAGACCTCCTCGTATGCCATCTTCCCACATACCAATCCATACACCAGAAAAGTTAGCCACCTCTTTTGGTACGTTCGAAGCCGGGGCTTTGATCTTGTATTTGGGAAGAGGTGATTCCCCAAGACAATCGTTTCCATCGCTACCGGCCAGTGCGACATTCGTACTTCCTGCCAGGAAAATGAAAATTGTAAACAGCGATGCAGCCACTTTCAAAACAGACATTTTGAGCTTGTACATAGGACTACTCCTTTCGTGTTGTTGACAAAGATATACCGTCAAAACTGTATACTACTTTAAATTATTTGTCAACACGTTGCTCAGAAACGGCTCAATTTTGCAAGCAACACACAAGTTGAAATATTTGATAGCATTTTTAATATATTCTATACTTACAACACTTTATTATCACTTAGTTTGGCAGATATATAAATATATAATTTTAACGTGAAAAGTAAGAACGCAAAAATAATATTTTCTGTTCTGGGAGTACTTTCTATTATATCGGTTGGTTTTTACTACTACAGAGCGGAAATCAGTTTATATGCTTGGAATAATTACCATATATTTCCTCAAATGGTGATGGCATTCAACGAAGATGCAACACTTGCTCTTGAGGTTGGAAATTATTATTTTAATGTATACAGTAACGGTGTATATGATTTGAAAAAAGCGGAATACCATTTTGAGAGAGCGCTTATGTTGGATTTATATGTAAAAGATGCATGGCATCAACTTGCAAGAATAGATTTTCTTGAGGGCAATTTTGATGGCGCCATTTTTAAAATAAATAAACAGATTGAATTACACAACGATGAACTTATGTCCTCATACTATATTCGTGGACTTATTCTTGGCTATATGGGGCGATATGATGAGGCAGAAGAAAATTTTCTGTTATTTTTAGAGTGGGATCCAAAAAATTGGGCAACACACACTGATTTAGCGTGGGTTTATTTTTCGGGTAGTGAATATCAAAAATCCGCTGATATAGCACGTGCGGGACTTTTCTACAGCCAAACCAACCCGTGGTTACTTAATATGCTTGGTGTGGCATTAATTAATACTGGAGAAATAGATGAAGCAAAAAAAATACTTGAATTTGCGCTTGAAAATGCAAATTTATTAACTGAAACTGATTGGCATAAAGCATATCCCGGCAATAATCCAAATATTGGCATACAAGGGCTTTCAGAGATGAAAGAAGCAATACAGTATAATATTACACTTACTGTGAGTAATTAGCTGTTAGTAACTAGTATCTTGTATTTTTAGAATAAAGTATAATGAATATACTGTGAATATTTTTAGAAAAGATATATCTAAAATAGGTTTTGGCATATTATTTCTTGCTATTGTTGTAATATTTGGTGGCGGTTTTTCTGATTCAGGAATTCAAAACACTTCAGTTGAAGTTGGTGTTGCAACACTGTCTCCTTTAGGTCAAGCTGGTGGATTCGCTATTCCAGCTTCGTGTCCTTCATATGTTCATGTTGTGGGTGAATGTAATCCCATAGCGCGCATCTCTCAAGATAAGGGTACGACTGAACCGGGAGAATCTTTTGTTGTTTCTTGGAGTTCAACAAGAGCTAGCTCTTGCAAGGTGCAGCACATTTTACCTGACGGAACATACGACTATTATGTAACTGTTACTGAATGGTATGATTATAAAGCAGGCGAGACTATTACATCTGAAGTAACAGAGGATTATTGGGCAACAGGCTTGAGTGGATCAAAAATCACCGTACCAACTGAACTTGGAACACATAGATATAAAAATACGTGCACCAACTCTCTGGGATCAAATACTGCCTCCATAAACCACACTGTAGCCTTACCTCCGCAATGCTCGGATGGTATAGACAATGATAGCGACGGCCTTACTGATTTGGCTGACCCTAGTTGTAGCGGATCATCTGATAACGATGAGTCAAATCCAGCACAGTGCTCAGATGGAATTGACAATGATGGCGACGGTTTTGTTGATTTGGCTGACCCAGGTTGTATTTCGTCTGGTGACAATAATGAGTTTAATATTTTCCCACAATGCTCAGATCGTATAGACAACGATGGGGACGGTCTCATTGATTTGGCTGACCCCGGATGTACTGATCCTAGCGATAATAACGAAACAGCTCCACCAGCGTCTCTGAGCTTAGAAGCAAGTCCTATTAATCTGATACGCTCCGGGACAGGAACCATAATCGTTTGGTCTGCAACAGATGTAATCAGCTGTACCATATCAGGTCCAAATGGGTTTAACTTCACCACTACAAGCGGGTCACAATCAACAGGCCCTCTCACCGAGCAGAGCACATACACACTCTCATGTGAAACAGACACTGGTCCCGTAAGTGTTGGAGTCACAGTAAATGTCCTGCCGGTATTTGAAGAGATTTAATTAGGATTTTTAAAAACCAAACAGCTCTAAAATTTTATGCGAGAGAGGTTCGTTGTGCTCCTTCTCTTCTAAATATTTGTTTATGTAGTCGTGAATCGCTTGGCAGTCCGCATCCGCGAGAGGGATGATAAGGTATGGCATAAAAACTTTCTTTGATTTTATAATCAGTTTTGGATCAATATTCTTGTATTCATCGCTTATCCAGAACGAATCAAGTGTTTTGTACGGATACAGCGTATCTCCTATGACCACACCTCTTTCATTGATTTTAAACTGAATTAAATCAGGATGCCGATTTGCAAACAATGCGAGTGTAAATGAACCTATAACGATAAGCACTCCAAAGAGAATATTGCTGAGCATAAATGCCGCTATAGTCCCTGCGAGCGCAACAATACCGAGCGCCCAAAACCAATCCACAGTTCTTTCTTTGTGTTCGTATTCAAATGCATTCCATTGTATCGGAGGTCTTTGCATGTTTGTTTTATCTATGAGACCTTGCACAAAGCGGAGGCGGGAGGATTCGAACCTCCGGTACCCTTTCGGATACTCTGGTTTTCAAGACCAGTGCATTCAACCACTCTGCCACGCCTCCAGTGTATTATGATATTGATTTTGCACTTTGTCGTCGTGCCACAAAAAAGATATAAATGATTTCAAGTATTGCAAATGTGTTCACCACAAGAATAATAATAAACCACCACTTGTGATTGAGTTGCGCTGCCCTCCACATAGCATATCCCTTCCAAGGAAGTATCCACAGTGCAATGAGAGCGAAAATCCATACATTCTGTTCAAAAAACAATTCCATTGTTGATAATGGTATCAAAAACAACAGTAATTGCAACGCATTTCCGTTCCTACTTTCTCAATGTTATTATATATAAATAGTGAGTAGTGAATAAAGCAGACAAAAACCCACAAATTAACAACAACAAACTACTAACTAATAACTACAAACTAAATAATGCGTTTTCTCGGAATAGATTATGGGACAAAAAAAGTTGGCATTGCGTTTTCAGACGAGAGCAATATATTTGCATTGCCAATATGTACGCTGCAAAACAATGCGTTACTTATAGAAAATATAAGAAATATTATTAAAGAAAAAAAAATTTCAGATATAGTAATAGGAGAATCAATTAACTTTAAAGGAAAAGACAATCCAATTATGAAAGATATTTATATATTCAGAGAAAAAATTGAGGAAGAAATAAAGTTGCCCGTACACTTTGAACCAGAACATATGACTTCCGAAGAAGCGCGACTGTTTCAAGTTGACAAAAAAAACATAGATGAATCTGCCGCAGCTCTTATATTGCAAGGTTATTTGGATAAGTTGCAAAATAAAGATAAGAAATGACATAGTAAAACAGTATGATATTTACATATCTTGATAATCTGAAAATCAAATGGAGAGACTGGTTTATCGATCATGCGTATGGCACTCATGCGAAAGCATGGCTTTTTCTTTTTTCGTTCAGCGAATCCATCTTTTTTATTTTTCCGCCTAGCATATTACTCATTGCAATTTTAATGATAGATGCAACACGGTGGGTCTACTACGCGTTACTCACCACCGTCGCTTCAGTCCTCGGAGCGATACTTGGATATATCATAGGAGCATTTTTCTTTGATCTACTCGGAGTGCGCATTATAGAATTCTACAACCTCTTCGAGCAAATGGAATATGTGCGTACGATGTTTGATAAAAACACGTTTGTGGTAATTTTCACTGCGGCATTTACCCCGATACCATTTAAAGTATTTGTACTCTCTGCCGGCTTTTTCAAAGTTAATTTTGCCGCATATCTTCTTGCGTCGATCTTAGGTAGAGGAGCCCGATACTTTTTGGTTGCATACCTTACCAAGAAGTTTGGTTCCAAAATGGCGCAAATCATCTTCAAGTATTTCAATATCATTACACTTGTTGTTGTACTCATTGCACTCTTGATATTGCTTGAATATCAAGAATTCATAAATCTGTTTCCATGGTAGTACACGCCAGAATAGTTTTCTAGTAGTGCACGACACGGTATACTAAAGACACATGGCAAAAAGGAACACATCATCACATAGTGGTAAAAGATCACTGTTTAGTTTTTTTCCGATACCGCGGTTCTTAACAATGCCTTTTGTGGGTATTGATATATCTGACAATTCAATAAAATTTGTAGAACTCAAACACACTGAAGACGGTAACGTATTAAGTAGGTTTGGTAGAGAGGTCGTCCCGGCAGGAGTTATAGAAAAGGGTAATATTCTGGAACCAGAAAAACTTGTACAGATACTGAAATCAATGAAACAGAAATATAAGCTCGATTTTGTCCGAGTGTCGCTTCCAGAAGAAAAAGTATACCTATTTCAAATGCAGGTTCCCGACACGGCGAATGAAAAAGAGATACGAGGAATTCTTGAATTTAAACTTGAGGAACATGTTCCCATATCGTCAAAAGAATCGATATTCGACTATGAGTTTATAGATGAGAGTGAAGATAAGGAAACAATAGGGGTGAGTGTAGCCGTGTATCCTAAAACAGTTATAGAACAATATGCTTATGCATTTCGCAAAGCGCACATTACCCCATTATCATTTGAGACAGAAGCACAGGCGGTTGAGCGTGCTGTTGTTCGAAATGGAGACCGCGGTACCTACATGATTATTGATTTTGGAAAAACGAGAACAGGGCTCTCAATTGTAAGTAACAGCATGCTTGCGCTTACTTCAACCATTGAAATAAATGGTCAATCTATTACTGATGTTATAGTAAAACATTTCTCGGTTTCGGAAGAAGAAGCAGATCGCATCAAGTCTGAAAATGGGCTTGTGAAAAACGAAGGCAGTAAAGAGTTTGCTACAGCTATGACCAAAGTGATTGATACATTAAATGATGAAATAAAAAAATATGTGGATTATTGGCATTCTCGTCCAAATACATCCGGAAAAAAAGTGGAAAAGATAGAGAAAATCATCCTTTGTGGTGGAAGTGCCAACATAGCAGGATTACCTGAATATATGTTAGGAGGTTTAAAAATACCAACGGAGATTGCCAACGTATGGATCAATGCATTCTCAATTGAAGATGTGGTACCTGAAATGAATCGTTTCCAATCTCTCGCATATGCCACTGCGATAGGACTTGCTTTGCGGCAATAGAGTAATATATCATGCGTAACTTACTTCCTATAAAGGACAAAAAACACATACGTCTAGAGTATCTTATCCGTCTTTTGTCTATTGCCATGTTTTTTGTATTTTTTACGGCACTACTCAGCAGTATTTTCTTACTTCCTTCATTTTTTATTTCACAAACAAAGGAAATAGCAATTCGTGACCAAGCCGAAGTGTCAAAAAGGGCACTTGCATTGCGGGAACAGAACACCTCAGACATATTACTCAACGAATCAAAAGAAAAGCTCAATTTGCTCTCGTCTGGGGTAAGTAGACCTCTTATACAGAATGCGATACGTACAATTATTGACGATTTGCCCAGCGGAGTTGTTCTCTACATAATTTCCTATTCAGAAATACCCGATGAGCATGGACGAATTTCCCTTATTGGTGTTGCTGATCGCAGAAGTGTACTGTTGTCATTTAAAAAGTTTCTTGAACAAGAAGCATTATTTTCAAGTGTAACACTGCCGGTTTCAAATTTGGCACAAGACAGTGATATAAACTTTTCAATTCAGTTAAATATGGAATTTTAAATTATTATGATATACAAACTGCATACTATTCAATTTCTCACTATTGCGACGGGATTAGCTGTTGTTTCCATTGTTGTGTATACACTGTTGTTTCTTGAAATCAAAGAAAAAAATAGAGAAGCATCATTAATAGCGAGCGAGCTTGATTTGGAAGCTAAGCGTGATAAGCGTTTGCGTTCAATACAAAATATTGTGAGAGATACGGAGCAGCAGCGAGAGCAACTCAATATATATTTTGTTAATGAAGATTCGGTCGTTACATTTATTGAAACCATCGAAGCACTTGGGGGCAAGAGTGGTGCCGAAGTAGAAATTGTCTCGGTTAACATAGAAGAGAGAAACACTGAAGAGGGCAATAGTGAATTTTTACGTTTAACTTTTTCAGCCACTGGCACATGGAACGAAGTGTTTTATTTATTTTCACTCGTTGAATTACTTCCGTACAAAATAGAAATCAAACGAGCTTCATTTGAATCTAGGAAGAGTGGAACAATTAAATCAAATGTATGGAATGGGTCGTTTAGCATAGCAGTTGCAAAAAGCGGTTAACATTTTGATAACATGGTTGAATTGAAAAATATAAAGCAAATTTTTAATAGGTGGAATATAAGTAAACTTACAGGTGGAGCAAATAGGAAAAGAGATTTGTTTAACACTGCGCGTGACTGGAAAATTATTTTCTCTGTGTTTGTTGTTACCGTTTTAATAAGTGCACTCTTTAGCATATATCTGTTTTTGCAAATCAGTCGAGGGGAAATTTTTATCGTGCATCGTAATAATGTGTCACTCGACACAATTAACCGAACACTCCTCAATGACACACTTTCTTTTTTTGAAAATAAAGAGCGGCGCTTTATTGAGATGAGTGAAAACAAACCTAGATTTATTGACCCGTCTCTTTGATGTTGATATTATCCAAGCATTAGTATCTCCCCGTGGCTCAATTGGATAGAGCGGCTCCCTTCTAAGGAGCAGGTTGCAGGTTCGAGTCCTGCCGGGGAGACAAATATGGTTTCCGCCAAAGGCGGACCCGCCTTTGGTGGGCGATTCCTGCCGTGGGTACAAACAATTGCAGGCCTGCCCTCCAAAATTTTGCAAAGCAAAACTTAGGAGGGTGAAAGTCCCGCTGGGGGAGACAGAAGTTTGATGTAAAGAAAGACGGTTTATGGGGAAAGTGGGACGCACAACGTTACGGACAGGACAACCCTATAATTACCGACAACACCGGAGGATATTCATTCCTTGCTCCTGAAGGTGATTATTATCTTGAGGTCGTACGAGACGGATACGAATTATTTACCGGAAAAGAATTCAAACTCACCGAAACAGAAGCGGTCAATGAAATCATAGAGCTCAACTACCTCGGCGAGGACATAGAGTTTTAGAAGTAAGAAATTTTGCGATATAATACCCACAACTTTTCAAGTCCGCTCGTAGACACAAAACCACCCGAGGAAAATACCCGGATGGTTTTGGTCTAGTGGGCGATGAGGGACTTGAACCCCCGACCTTCTCGGTGTAAACGAGCTGCTCTACCAACTGAGCTAATCGCCCCTGTTTGTTTTAAATATACTATATATGTTTTCAAAAATAGCTACCAGCTCGTTCACACCAAGATGTAAACGGAGAAACTATACCCCGCACAGTTTCTCCTCCACCAACTGAGCTAATCGCCCCTTAAAAAATATTAAGTAACTATAATCCTACGCTATCAGTAGG
This genomic stretch from Patescibacteria group bacterium harbors:
- a CDS encoding PD40 domain-containing protein; amino-acid sequence: MEPNSSGNTEKQNNLGEAGQDSHSSKRSLVAISILAIIFAGVAVFWFFSQEEKIESFVDLKGKVYLTLALANDNAADLYVLDIESRNISKFLDDGFVKYTSEISPNGDKIAYTAAPIDRESKFAFPHTEFLQVYVKNFGNGIVGKLTDSRTNAKRLPTWSPDGTQIAFTAQYPDASEDDFSIPNEWGVGVVDLSGNIERIDSGTSPFWSPDGNKLLFLKNDGLYTYNFNDKESIKVWSVVGGEASTNMKFDVSKDGLLLALSVANNRGLELYEIISWEPFQLTLKQKIDIGNNMAFWPVFSPDNRYLIFQEVSVSEENGKLINPVLIIYDIKTSERMKFVSIDEYNFDMAFITDWR
- a CDS encoding DedA family protein, which gives rise to MIFTYLDNLKIKWRDWFIDHAYGTHAKAWLFLFSFSESIFFIFPPSILLIAILMIDATRWVYYALLTTVASVLGAILGYIIGAFFFDLLGVRIIEFYNLFEQMEYVRTMFDKNTFVVIFTAAFTPIPFKVFVLSAGFFKVNFAAYLLASILGRGARYFLVAYLTKKFGSKMAQIIFKYFNIITLVVVLIALLILLEYQEFINLFPW
- the ruvX gene encoding Holliday junction resolvase RuvX, producing the protein MRFLGIDYGTKKVGIAFSDESNIFALPICTLQNNALLIENIRNIIKEKKISDIVIGESINFKGKDNPIMKDIYIFREKIEEEIKLPVHFEPEHMTSEEARLFQVDKKNIDESAAALILQGYLDKLQNKDKK
- the pilM gene encoding type IV pilus assembly protein PilM: MAKRNTSSHSGKRSLFSFFPIPRFLTMPFVGIDISDNSIKFVELKHTEDGNVLSRFGREVVPAGVIEKGNILEPEKLVQILKSMKQKYKLDFVRVSLPEEKVYLFQMQVPDTANEKEIRGILEFKLEEHVPISSKESIFDYEFIDESEDKETIGVSVAVYPKTVIEQYAYAFRKAHITPLSFETEAQAVERAVVRNGDRGTYMIIDFGKTRTGLSIVSNSMLALTSTIEINGQSITDVIVKHFSVSEEEADRIKSENGLVKNEGSKEFATAMTKVIDTLNDEIKKYVDYWHSRPNTSGKKVEKIEKIILCGGSANIAGLPEYMLGGLKIPTEIANVWINAFSIEDVVPEMNRFQSLAYATAIGLALRQ